The Euzebyales bacterium genome segment CTGCGACCGCGACCTGTTTCGCGCGTCGTACGCGACCTTGACGTTGGGCTCCGGCGCAGCCGCCATGCTGCTGTCGCGGCAGGACCTGGCCGAGGACGGCCATCCGTTCCGAGGCGTCGTCTCGCGCGCCGCGACCGAGCACCACGAGCTGTGCCAGGGTCAGCCGGACGACATGCGCACCGATGCCACGGGCCTGCTGACCGCGGGGCTCGCGCTGGCGAAGGACACCTGGCAGGACGCGGTCGACGTCTTCGGATGGGACACCGGCACGCTCGACGCCGCGTTCATCCACCAGGTGAGCCGCGCACACACGCGTTCGGTGACCGCCGCGCTGAGTCTGCGGCAGGACCGCATCCCGCTGCTGTATCCGTCGTACGGCAACATCGGACCCGCCGGGCTGATCATCACGTGGTCCAAGGAGGCCGACGCCGGTCGCCTGACGCCGGGTGACCGCCTTGGGCTGCTGGGGATCGGCAGCGGCCTGAACTGCGCGATGGCCGAGGTGCTGTGGTGAGCCGACGTGGTGGGGACGTCCGACCGGACCGCCAATGACCTCAGCTGCAGCCGGCGACGATCTGGCGCTGCCCGCGTCGCGGGTCTACGCCACGGCGGACGGCATGCTGCGCTACGTCGACGAGGGCACTGGGCCGGCGGTCGTGTGCGTCCACGGCAACCCCACCTGGTCGTTCCACTACCGCAGGCTGTTACGCGCGCTGTCCACCGACCACCGGGTCATCGTCCCCGACCACCTCGGCATGGGTCGGTCCGACATGCCGTCCGAGCGTCACTACGGGTTCGACCTCGCCGCCCGCGTCGCCGACTTCAGCGACCTGATGGACCACGTCGGCGTCGGCATCAGCCGGCCGGCCACCCTGGTGGTCCACGACTGGGGGGGTGCGATCGCGTTGGCGTGGGCGACGCGTCAGCCACACCGGGTCGGACGCCTGGTGGTGCTGAACACCGCGGTGTTCCCGGTGCCCGACCGGCTCCGGTTCCCATGGCTGCTGCGCCCCTTCCGCGTCCCGTGCCTCGGCGAGGTGCTGGTCTGCGGTCTCAACGCCT includes the following:
- a CDS encoding alpha/beta fold hydrolase, giving the protein MTSAAAGDDLALPASRVYATADGMLRYVDEGTGPAVVCVHGNPTWSFHYRRLLRALSTDHRVIVPDHLGMGRSDMPSERHYGFDLAARVADFSDLMDHVGVGISRPATLVVHDWGGAIALAWATRQPHRVGRLVVLNTAVFPVPDRLRFPWLLRPFRVPCLGEVLVCGLNAFVRGTLWIGARRQRLPAPVRRAYRAPYDSWHRRTAVLRFVRDVPAAPRGPTHALLAETDAELHRLADRPTLIVWGMRDPVLGPPILDEWRRRLPAAEVHAIGDAGHLVLEDAPETVPMIAAFLARTRWTVDHP
- a CDS encoding 3-oxoacyl-ACP synthase III, giving the protein MARSQQFSNVVVAGVAHVDAPHVITSEDIESRLAETMTRLRMPAGTLTGLAGINARRYWDEGTKPSDAAAMAGGKLLADIGIDRRDIGAVINTSVDRDWLEPSTACIVHHKLGLPAEALNFDVGNACLGFINGMALTAAMIERGDIDHGIVVDGESARFVVESTIARLADPSCDRDLFRASYATLTLGSGAAAMLLSRQDLAEDGHPFRGVVSRAATEHHELCQGQPDDMRTDATGLLTAGLALAKDTWQDAVDVFGWDTGTLDAAFIHQVSRAHTRSVTAALSLRQDRIPLLYPSYGNIGPAGLIITWSKEADAGRLTPGDRLGLLGIGSGLNCAMAEVLW